Part of the Arthrobacter gengyunqii genome is shown below.
ACCCGCGCTGGGCCGGCATCCTCACCTACACCGAGGATCCGATCGTGTCCTCGGACATCGTGGGCGATCCGTCCTCCTGCATCTTTGACTCCGGCCTGACCCGCGTCATGGGCAACCAGGTCAAGATTGTCGGCTGGTACGACAACGAGTGGGGCTACTCCAACCGCCTGGTGGACCTCACCGGCCTGGTTGCTTCCAAGCTGTAAGGTTTCGCAGCACTACCAAAGCACAACGCACGACGGCGCCGCGCCGGACCGCTTCCACGGTCCGGGCGGCGCCGTCAAGCGTTAACACCGTTGGTCCTTCAACCTGAGCAGTGACGCCCCGGCCTGCGTGCGCCGCCCTTGTTCGCCCCGCTGCCAACCGCGGACAATGAATCGGATAGCGGCATAAAACCCGGAAGCACCAGTGGTGCGGGGCAGGCCACTGTCTAACTCGACAGGACACATCACATGGAGCTCGTTCCCAACAACACCCTTATCTGTGCAAGCCCCGAAGACGGGAGACGGCTGGCCCTCAGTCTGGCAATGCAGACCTCATTCGCCATTCAGCCCGATGACCACGTGCAGAAAATTATCCGGGACGCCTATATGAACAACCCTGACGGCCTGATTGCCGCCGGTCATGTGGTGGCCATTGAGTTCGCCACCATTGCAGCCGCCAACAATTACTGGCGCTGACGTCAGGCCTGCCGGTCCTGGCTCAGTGACTGGGTGAGGAATTCGAGCGTGCGGGCCCACGCGTCGTCGGCGGCGTCCTTGTCGTAGGCAAACCGGTTGGTGTCATTGAAGAAGGCATGGCCGGTGCCGGGATAGACATCCGCGGTGAAGTCGATGCCGGCCTCGGTCATGGCGGCTCCCAAATCGGGGAGCGTTTCCACAAGGTCGGTGTCCTGATCGCCGTAAAACGCCAGGACCGGGCAATTGATGGCGGCCAGCTCGGCGACGGAATAATCGGCCCGGCCGTAGAAGGACACGCAGGCCTTCAGCCGCGGCTCCTGGACGGCAAGGGAGAGCGCGAAGGTTCCGCCCATGCAGAAGCCAACGACGCCGATTTGTCCGTTAACGCCGGGGGAGGACTCCAGGTACTCGAAACAGGACTCAACGCGTGCCGAGGCCTGGGCTGAAAAGTCCGGACTGCGGAACGGTGACATCAGGGCCCGCAGCTTTGGCTGTGCCTCGTGGCGCTGTCTCGGATCAGGGTTGAAGAGCTGCTCTCCCAATTCCGTGGCGACGTCGTCTGTGATGCCGTTTTCGCCCAGCAGGTCCGGGGCCACCGCGAGATATCCCTGCGCGGCAAACCGATCCGCCACGCTGCGGATCTGGCCAACCAGTCCCCACGCTTCGTGAATGACAATCACGCCGCCCCGAACCGTGCCCTCCGGCCGGGAAACGTAGGAGTGAACTGCGGAGGAAGCTGTGCCCATTTCAATCATTTCGCCCATGCCGACACCCTGCCACAGCCAAGGCGTGCGGGGCTAGGGATGATGAGGCGGACGGAACGGGCTGTCCCTGGACTGCTAGCCCGGGGTAGCTTACCCGGCATGTACACAGTTCGTGAGGCAGGGTCCGACGACGTACCGCAGCTGGCCTGGCTCCGGCAGCGCTGGATTGCTGAGCAGGAAACTGGACATCAAGCCGAACAGGACCGAGGACCCGGGGTGGAACCAGCCGACGCCGGACAACCCTCCGCTTCCGTGTTCGAGGCTGATTTCCGCAGGTGGATGGAACGGAATCCGCGGACGTTCTTCGTGGCCGGGCACGGCCGGGAACTGGTGGGCATGGTGAATCTTCTGGTTTTCGAGCGGATGCCCAAGCCGGGCCAGGGGACTTCCTGTTGGGTGTACCTCGGCAACGCATATGTGCTGCCTGACCACCGCAGCACCGGAATCGGCACCGCGCTCATGAAGGCAGCCCTGGAATTTGCCCAAGACATCGGTGCCGTCCGCATGGTGCTTGCTCCCTCGCCGAAATCCGCCGAGTTCTATGCCCGGCTGGGTTTTGGACCCGCCCGGGAGTTGGCTGTCCACCGGTTCACCGAGAGGCACGGCGAATCAGGACCGGGAACGCGGAACCGGAGAGACTCCCTTGACGCTGATCGTCCCCTCGGGAAGGGTTAACCGCACGTTGGCACTACACCGCATCCTCAGGAGCCGCCATGCTGCGCATCCTCTCCATCGACGGCGGCGGGGTCCGCGGGATCATTCCGGTCATTTGGCTCACCCATTTGGAAAAGCGCTCCGGGCAGAGGACCGCAGACCTTTTCGACCTCATTGTCGGAACTTCAGTGGGCGGCATGATCGCCCTGGCACTAACCTGCCCCCGCGGCGGCGGCGCGCCGTACAGTGCAGCCGACCTCCGGCATCTGGATCTGACCAGCGTAAAGAGCATCTTCCCCCGCAAGCACGGGTCAGCCCGTCCCACAGCCGCACCCGGGACAGCGGCCTATTCCGCCGCACCGCTGCAGGAGTTTCTGCATCAGGTCATGGGTCACACCAAACTCTCCGAGGCGTACCGGCCCGTGGGAGTGGTGACGTGCGACCTGGTCCATACCCAGGCCCTGCACTTCGCGGGCGGAGGCCTGGACCAATCGCAGCTGGGCGATGCCGACATGGCGGTTGCTGCCCGGGCGACGTCGTCGCTGCCGCGGTTTTTCCCACCCGTCACCTATACGGACCCCGGTGGGCAGGCGCGCGAGCTGGTGGACGGCGGGCTGGCCGCTGATGATCCGGCGCTGGTGGCCTACACCCTGGGCCGCTCCCTGGCTGGGGCCGACGACGGCGTGCTGTTGGTTTCGTTGGGCACCGGAACCAGCCAAACCTCCTCCGGCCTGCTGCTGAGCTCGGAACAAACCAGCAGCACCGCAGACGTGCAGGGGATGAAACGGGACTTTTCCATGGTCTACGAAGGGCCGGGACAGCTGGTCCGGGAGAGCCTGCGCCAGCTTCTGGGCGAGGACTACGTCCGGATCCAGAGCCGGTTGCTTCCCGGTACCCATCACGATTCCGACGACGCGAGCCCCAAAAACATCCTGGGACTGCTGGCTACCGCCGAGAAGATGGTTCTGGAGACTTCCTCCGAGCTGGACCGCCTGTCCAACCAGTTGCAGGGCAGGTAGCCCCGAGCGGTCCCCCGTTCCCGCGGAACCTGCTGCCTGAGAGCTGTCACAAATCCCGCTCGACCGGTGTCCCATGTCCAAGCCGGCAATGAGTCGGTGGGTCAGGTGAAGGATCAGGGACAGGAGAAGGACATGGGAACCACAGCAGTTGTCCTGGGCGGCGGATACGCGGGAGTCATGGCGGCCAATCGGCTGGCCGCCGCAGCACGGCCCGGACTCGACGTCGTGCTGGTAAGCCCGGGAGAGCGCTTCGTGGAGCGGATCCGGCTGCATGAGTATGCCGCCGGAATCCGCAGTGATGCCACCGCCTCCTTTGAATCCGTGCTGCATCCGGCGATCCGACGGGTGTGGGACACGGCGCTGCGCATCGATGCTGCCGGCCGGAGTGTGCTGCTGGCCGGCGGCCGGCTGCTGAACTACGACTATTTGGTCTACGCAGTGGGATCAGGTGCGCCGCAGGTTCCGGACGGTGCGCTCACCGTCCAACAGCTGGAGGGGGCCGAAGATACCCGCACGGCACTCGAGGCGCTGGCCCCGGGCGGCCGGGTTGCGGTGGTTGGCGCCGGGTTGACCGCCGTCGAATCGGCGGTGGAAATTGCCGCCCACCGGGGTGACCTGCACGTCAGCCTGCACACGGAGGGTGTTCCCCTCCCGCAGGTGACAGCGGCCGCCCGCCGCGGTCTGGAACGGAGCCTTCGCCGCACATCAGTGGAGCTGCAGTCCGGCGTGCGGGTATCCGGGTCCGGTGATCCGCATCTGCGCCTGAAGGCCGACGTGGTGCTCTGGTGCACGGGTTTTGGCATTCCGGATCTCGCCTTGGACAGTGGCCTGCCCGTTGACGGGGAGGGCCGGCTGCTGCTGGAACCGACCCTGCGAGTGCCGGGTGAGGGCCGCATTTACGGGGCCGGTGACGCTGCCGTGATTGCCGGCCCGGAGTACGCCTACCTGCGGATGAGCTGCGCGGCGGCGATGCCCATGGGTGCTGACGCGGCGGGAAACATCCTGCGCGGAATGGATGGAGCACCCGGCATCCGGCATGACAGCGGATTCGGCGGCCAGTGCGTTAGTCTGGGCCGCAGCGACGGGCTGGTCCAGTTTGTTCGGGCGGATGACACCCCGATCCGCGTCCACCTGCACGGCAGGTTGGCGGCGGTCCAGAAGGAGATTATCTGCCGGATGACGCTGCGCTGGATCCGCAGCGAAATCAAACGGAGCGGAGCGTACACATGGCCCAAAGGCCCGCGGAAAACGACGGCGGAGCAGACTCAGGCGCCGGCCGGACGGTGAACCGCGACGACGATTTCCTCGCCCACCGCGGGATGGTGTTCACCATCGCCTATGACATCCTGGGGGCCGTCACTGATGCCGAGGACGTTGTCCAGGAAACCTATCTCCGGTGGCGGACGGTCGGGGAGCCGGTGCGCAACCCCCGGGCCTACCTGGCACGGATCGCCACCCGGCAGGCACTGAACGCCGTCCGCTCCGCAGCTCGGCGGCGTGAGGATTATCCGGGGGAGTGGCTCCCGGAGCCGCTCCGCACCGGCGCCGGCTCAACAGGCCCCGCCAACGCCACCCCGGAAACCGCAGCCCTGACCGCTGCCGAAGTCTCCACCGCCATGCTGGTGGTCCTGCAGACACTGAGCGGACCGGAACGCGCGGCGTTCATCCTGCATGACGTGTTCGGGTTTGGTTATCCGGAAATCGCAGAGGCGTTGGAAGCCGAACAGCCTGCTGTCCGGCAACTGGTGCACCGGGCGCGGGAGCGGGTGGAGACGGGAAGGCCGCGGACCCGGCCTGACCCCGCCGAACACCGGGCCGCCGTCGGACGCTTCCTGGAAGCCACCCTGACCGGCTCGCTGCAGGCGCTGCTGGATGTGCTGTCCCCGGAGGTGGTGCTGCGTTCCGACGGGGGAGGCAAAGCCAGCGCCGCACTGAATCCGGTGGTCGGACCGGAGAAGGTTGCCCGCCTGATGCTCGGGCTGGCCTCGAAGTATGCGGCCGGTGCCCTGCCGGAGTTTGTGGAACTGAACGGATTGCCCGCCGTCGCCTTCCGGGAGGACGGAAACGTCACCACCGTGTTCCAGTTAAGTCTGGTGAACGGACGCGTCCAGGGGGTTTACGCCATGCGAAACCCGGACAAGCTCGTTCACCTGCAGAGCCCGGCTGTAGGCTGAATCGGGTGACTATTTCCCCGACCCCGAGCCGCCGCTGGTCCGAAGACGCCATCCGGCGCATCGAAGCCGACAGCAACCGTTCGGCGGACACCCACCTGTTTGAGATCCCTGTTCCGGCGGGCTGGTCAGTGAAGGTGTATCTCAAGGACGAGTCCACCCACCGCACCGGAAGCCTCAAGCACCGGCTTGCGAGGTCACTGTTCCTCTTTGGCCTGGTCAACGGCTGGATTACCCGCGGCATGACCATTGTGGAGGCCTCCAGCGGCTCCACCGCTGTTTCCGAGGCCTATTTTGCGCAGCTGCTGGACCTGCCGTTTGTGGCCGTCATGCCGCGCAGCACCAGCGCGGAGAAGATCGCGCTGATTGAGCAGTACAACGGCAGCTGCCACTTCGTGGACGATCCGTCGCAGGTATACGCTGCGGCCGAAGAGATCGCCCGCAGCACCGGCGGCCACTACATGGACCAGTTCACCTACGCGGAACGCGCCACGGACTGGCGCGGCAACAACAACATCGCCGAATCCATCTACGGACAGCTGAAGCTCGAGGATTTCCCGGTGCCCGAGTGGATTGTGGTGGGCGCGGGAACCGGCGGCACCAGCGCAACGATCGGACGCTACATCCGGTACCACCGCCATGCCACCCAACTGGCCGTGGTGGACCCGGAGGACTCGGCGTTCTTCCCGGCCTGGCGTAATCCGGGGGCTCCCGCCGTCGGCGGTCCATCCCGGATCGAAGGCATCGGCAGGCCGCGGCTGGAACCCAGCTTCGTGCCTGCTGTCATTGACCACATGATCCAGGTCCCTGACGCCGCATCAGTTGCCGCGGCGCGGCACCTGCGGGAGGCGGCAGGCCTCCACGCCGGGCCTTCCACCGGAACCAACCTCTGGGGAGTGTGGCAGCTGGGGGCGCAGATGGAGGCCGAAGGCCGCGCCGGCAGCATCGTTTCGCTGATGTGTGATTCCGGGGACCGGTACGCTGCCTCGTACGGCGACGACGCCTGGCTGGCTTCCCGCGGCCTCGACCCGGCGCCCGCTGCGGCTTTGCTGACGGAACTGTTTGAGACCGGCCGCTGGCCGGAATAACGGTCGGACACGAAGTGCATTCCGGCCCAATCAGCCGGCCATGTCCTTTTCAGCGGTGCTGATCAGCTTTTCCTCGTCATCCCGGACATCCACGGGGCGTTTTCCCTGCAGCGACCGGTTAGGGGAATAGAACCACAGCGCCACCTGCTCGTCGGTCCATCCCGCCCACCGCCCGCGCCGAACGACATCCTTGACCGTGGGAATGGTCCGGCCGCCGGGTTCGTCAAACTGGAAACCCGGATACAGGAAGGTGTTGCCGCGGTGCACGGCCAGCACCCGTGCCTTGCCGGTCAACCGGCCTGCCCGGAGGTTGGGTCCGTAACCGAACCCCAGGCGCTGAGCGGCTTCGGTGATGGTGTAGAGGCCATGCTCCCGTTCCATCGCGCGCCACAGGGCGTCGGCATTCTTGCCGGACGGGATGGAACGGATGGCGCCGGTCGGATGGGAACTGTGCCGCTGGTGGGTGTCGCGGTCGCTCATAAGTCAACCGTACAACCGCCGCGGGCGTTGAGGCAGTGCGGGCGGCTCCTGCAGCCCCGGCAGAGGCGATCCTCTCCCGGGCGGCCGGCAGAACGGCCAAATAGGTTCTGTCCGCCTTCGGCTGGGATCATGGAAGCATGCGATCACTCAGCCATCAGGAAGCCACCCGACTTGCCGAGCAAACAGCGGCCGTGGCTGAGGCCCACATCCCCTACGGATCCGGACTGGGTGCGCCGGCATCATTCACCCTGGCTTGGCTGATGGCGGGAGCGGGCGTTGAAGACATCCGTGTGGCCAGCGGAAGCTCGGGCATGGGGGACCATTTCTGGATCGAAACGGCGGAATGGCGGATCGATCCGACGATGCGCCAGTTTGCCCGTCTGTTGCACCGTTCGCTTGTGGAGCCGGTGACGGAGCCCGGCAGCTTCGAGGCCTTGAAGTACCACAGCGTGCCGGCTTCCCGCGAGGAAGCGGTACGCGAAGTGTCCTACGGTTTCCGGAACGCCGTTGAAACGGAGGCCTTCGTCAATGAGATGACGGCCGCTGTCAGCCTCTAATCTCTTGAGGTCCTAACGCCCTGAGCCGGGCTGCTGCGGGACGCCGTAGCGAAGGAACACCACCCCGTTGCCGAACCGGCGCTCGTCGAGCAGTTCAAGGTCCAGCCGCAGCCCGTCCGGCAGGAAAGGCTTCCCGCCTCCGACGACGACGGGGGAGAGCAGCTGGTGCAGGTCGTCCACCAGTCCTGCGCGAAGCGCCTGGGCAGCCAGCATCGCGCCTCCCACGGACAAAGGCCGGACGGAGCCCTCTTTGAGCCGGCGTACGGCGTCGGAATCGAAGCTCCGTTCCAACCTGGTGTTGGTCGTATCCACGCCCGGCAGGGACCGGGAAAAGACAATCTTGTCTGTTGCCTTCCAGATGCCGGCATAGTCGCGGATTACCTCCGGTTCATCCGCCAGGGCCATGGTGTCCCACACCGCCATCACCTCGTACAGCGCCCGCCCGTAGAGGGCTGTGCCGATGCTCCGCTCCAGGTCGTTGACGAAGGCGTGGACTTCTTCATCCGGCGCGCTCCAGTCGAACTGCCCGTCCTCGTCAGCGACGTAACCGTCCAGCGAAGTGATGCCCGAATACACCAAACGTCCCATGCTGTTCCTCCTGGGCTTTCGCCGGCGGGCGGGGATCCGGCGCCGGTGGCTTCCGCCTGCCGGTGCCGCCACGTTAGCATCCGGTAGCTGCCGCTGTCGGTAATCTCAGCAAAACTGCGCACGTTCTCCGCTTCGCGCCGGGCGGCCACTCGATCGAGCGGGGCAATGAAAGGGTAGGTGCCACGTGCACGACAACCGTGAACTGGTGGAAGCACGAATCAACAGGTTTCTCCGGGAACGGCTGCCCGGAAACCTCTGGCGGGACCGGAGGCCGGCGGAACTGGCAGTCTGGCAGGCGCCGGGGGAGCCGGTTCCCTTTTCCCAGGCCGTCCATCAGGAGTTTTTGCCCTTTGCCGCCGGCCAGGCCTGGGGCGCTCCCTGGGGAACCACCTGGTTCCGCATCTCGGGTACGGTTCCGCTGGAATGGCGGGGCCCCGGAGCAGGCCGGCCGGAACTGCTCATCGACCTGGGGTTCAGCGGCGACGGCCCCGGCTTTGAGGCGGAAGCACTGGTGTACACGCCGTCGGGAGACATCGTGAAGGCCGTGGAACCGCGCAACCTGTACGTCCCGCTGCGGCAGCAGCCGGGGAAATCCTTTGAGTTTTATGTGGAAGCAGCGTCCAATCCAAACATCATTTCCGGCTTCACCTACGCGCCAACACCATTGGGAGATCCGGCGACCGCGGGCGGGAACCCGCTGTACGTGTTCCGCGGGGCGGATGCTGCTCTGCTGGATGTCGAGGCGTGGAACTTGGCGCAGGATTTCTGGACCCTCAACGGTCTGATGCATGAATTGCCGATGGACCTTCCCCGGAGGTATGACATCCTCCGGGCCATGGAACGGGCGGTCACTGCCGTCGACCCGTCTGATGTCTCCGGAACCGCAACGGCAGCCCGGGCAGAGCTTGCCGAAGTGCTGTCCACACCCGCCAACGCCAGCGCGCATCGCGTGCACGCCGTCGGGCACGCCCACATTGACAGTGCCTGGCTGTGGCCGGTGCGGGAGACGGTTCGCAAAGTCGCCCGCACCTTCGCCAATGTGCTGGAGCTGATGGAGCAGGATCCCGAGTTTGTTTTCACCGCATCCTCTGCCCAGCAGTACGCCTGGCTCAAGCAGTACTATCCGGATCTGTTCTCCCGGGTCGCGGAAAAGGTGGCCACCGGCCGGTTTGTGCCCACCGGGGGCATGTGGGTGGAGGCCGACACCAACCTGCCCGGAGGCGAGGCGATGGCCCGGCAGTTCCTGGCCGGAAAGAAGTTCTTCCTCGAGAACTTCGGCGTCGAATCAGAGGTCGTATGGCTGCCGGACTCCTTTGGATACTCTGCGGCGCTGCCGCAAATCGCCCGGGCGGCCAACTGCCGCTGGTTCCTGACCCAGAAGATCTCCTGGAATGAGACCAACGTGGTGCCGCACAGCACGTTCCGCTGGGAAGGAATCGACGGATCCTCCCTGTTCACGCATTTTCCGCCGGTGGACACCTACAATTCCGACCTGTCCGGGCGGGAACTGGCCCGTGCCCAGCGCGGGTACAAGGAGAAGGGGTTTGCAAACACTTCGCTGGTGCCGTTCGGGTGGGGCGACGGCGGCGGCGGGCCAACCCGGGAAATGCTGGCTGCCGCCCGCCGCACCGCTTCGTTGGAGGGATCACCCGCAGTAAGGCTGTCCAGCCCGGTGCACTTTTTTGCCGTGGCGGAGGCTGAGCTGAAGGACCCGGCGGTCTGGTCCGGAGAGCTGTACTTGGAGTTCCACCGCGGCACCTACACCAGCCAGGCCAATACCAAGAAGGGCAACCGCCGCAGTGAGCACCTGCTGCGCGAGGCCGAGCTGTGGGCGGTGGCAGCCTTCCTGGCCACGGAAGCCGACTATCCCTATGACGCTCTGGAACAGGCCTGGCAGACGGTCCTGTTGCAGCAGTTCCACGACATCCTGCCGGGAACCTCCATCGCCTGGGTGTATCAGGAGGCGGAGCGGAACTATGCACTGGTGTCGGCCGGGCTTGAGGACCTGATCGAGCACTCGGCGCGGGCGCTGCTGGGCGACGGAGACCGGACGGCGGCGCTCAATGCCGGCCCGTTCGCCGCGGCAGGGGTGGCTGCCGGGGGCGCAGGACCGGTGCCCGGACCGGCTCCCTGGACGTGGCAGCGTTCCACCGAGGGCTGGGTTATCGGCAGCGACCGGCTGCAGCTCGTCGTGGACGGGGAGGGGCTGTTCCGTTCCCTCACCGAGCTTCCCGGCGGCCGCGACGCCTTCCTGCCGGGGCGGCCGGGCAACCTGTTCCAGCTGTTCCGGGACACCCCCAACCAGTGGGACGCCTGGGACCTGGATGCCTCCTACAAGTACAGCACCACGGATCTCATGCAGCCGGATGCCATGGACGTCGAGGAGGGCAGCGGAGGCCGGACCCTTCGACTTACACGCTCCTTCGGGAACTCGTCGATCGTCCAGCGGATCTCCCTCAGCCCCGACGGAACGGCGGTGGACCTGGAGGTGGAGGTGGACTGGCACGAGCAGCAAAAGCTGCTGAAGTTTGCCTTTCCCCTGGATGTGCACGCCGCCCAGGCGGCCTCGGAAATCCAGTTTGGCCATCTGTACCGCCCTACGCATGCCAACACCTCCTGGGATGCGGCACGTTTTGAAACGGTGGCACACCGGTGGATCCATGTGGGGGAACCCGGTTACGGGGTGGCGGTGGCCAATGATTCCACCTACGGACATGACACCTTCCGCGAGCTGGTGGGCAGCAGGAGCTGCACCACGGTGCGGCTTTCCCTGCTCCGGGGGCCGCTGTTTCCGGATCCCATGGCCGATCAGGGCCGGCACAGCTTCCGGTTTTCACTGCGGCCCGCGGCAAGCATCGCGGACGCGCTCGCCGAGGGATACCGGCTGAATCTTCCCCTTCGACAGATCAGCGGAGTGTCCCGCACTTCGCTGGACCCGGTTGTTGCCGTGGACAACCCGGCAGTGGTGGTGGAAGCGGTCAAGCTTGCCGAAGACCGCAGTGGCGACGTGATCGTGCGGCTGTATGAGGCGCACGGCGGCCGGGCCGGAGCGCAGGTCCGGGCGGGCTTTGCCTTTGACGCCGTGGCGGCTGCGGATCTGCTGGAGCGTCCGCTGGCTCCCGGATCGCCGCTCACCGGCCGGACCGGGGCAGGGGAAGCGGTGGGGCTGCTGCTTCATCCGTTCGAGATCGTCACCCTGAGGTTTCGGCGCGGGGGGCGGCAGGGCAGCGAAAAGACCAGCGCCGAAGGCATGAAAAACTGAAGGCATGCAACCCAGTGACACCGTCCAGCCGATCGTCCTGCTCGTGGATAAGGAAGACCCCGCCGCCCACCTCGATGCGGTGGCCGCGGCAGCGGTGGCGAGCGTGAGCGCCTACGCCCGGCGGGAGGAGGACGAGGCCTGGGACAACTGGGTGTACGGCCGGTTCACGAAGTCGGTCCGCCGCGCGGGACCCAAGGTATTCGAGAAGATGGCGGCTTCCGCGCCGTCAGGGACCGTCGCCGTCGGCCGGGCGAAGGCAGTGGCCTTTGAGCCGGTGAGCTATGAGGAGATGCCCAAGAAGCTGCGTGCGCTGCAGGTTTCGGGCACGCACCTGCCGGACGGCGAGCCCGTGCCCGGCAGCCAGGGAACGCCGCTCATTGTGGTGAACGCTGATCTTGAAATGTCCACGGGCAAAGCGGGTGCGCAGGCTGCGCACGCCCTGATGGCCTGGTACCTCACACTCTCGGCGGAGGAGCGCACTGCCTGGTACGACGACGGCGGCCGGGCCAGCGTCCGGCTTGCCGCGGGCGCGGAGTTTGAGGCGCTGGCGAAAG
Proteins encoded:
- a CDS encoding hexameric tyrosine-coordinated heme protein, which produces MELVPNNTLICASPEDGRRLALSLAMQTSFAIQPDDHVQKIIRDAYMNNPDGLIAAGHVVAIEFATIAAANNYWR
- a CDS encoding dienelactone hydrolase family protein; its protein translation is MGEMIEMGTASSAVHSYVSRPEGTVRGGVIVIHEAWGLVGQIRSVADRFAAQGYLAVAPDLLGENGITDDVATELGEQLFNPDPRQRHEAQPKLRALMSPFRSPDFSAQASARVESCFEYLESSPGVNGQIGVVGFCMGGTFALSLAVQEPRLKACVSFYGRADYSVAELAAINCPVLAFYGDQDTDLVETLPDLGAAMTEAGIDFTADVYPGTGHAFFNDTNRFAYDKDAADDAWARTLEFLTQSLSQDRQA
- a CDS encoding GNAT family N-acetyltransferase; its protein translation is MYTVREAGSDDVPQLAWLRQRWIAEQETGHQAEQDRGPGVEPADAGQPSASVFEADFRRWMERNPRTFFVAGHGRELVGMVNLLVFERMPKPGQGTSCWVYLGNAYVLPDHRSTGIGTALMKAALEFAQDIGAVRMVLAPSPKSAEFYARLGFGPARELAVHRFTERHGESGPGTRNRRDSLDADRPLGKG
- a CDS encoding patatin-like phospholipase family protein produces the protein MLRILSIDGGGVRGIIPVIWLTHLEKRSGQRTADLFDLIVGTSVGGMIALALTCPRGGGAPYSAADLRHLDLTSVKSIFPRKHGSARPTAAPGTAAYSAAPLQEFLHQVMGHTKLSEAYRPVGVVTCDLVHTQALHFAGGGLDQSQLGDADMAVAARATSSLPRFFPPVTYTDPGGQARELVDGGLAADDPALVAYTLGRSLAGADDGVLLVSLGTGTSQTSSGLLLSSEQTSSTADVQGMKRDFSMVYEGPGQLVRESLRQLLGEDYVRIQSRLLPGTHHDSDDASPKNILGLLATAEKMVLETSSELDRLSNQLQGR
- a CDS encoding NAD(P)/FAD-dependent oxidoreductase; protein product: MGTTAVVLGGGYAGVMAANRLAAAARPGLDVVLVSPGERFVERIRLHEYAAGIRSDATASFESVLHPAIRRVWDTALRIDAAGRSVLLAGGRLLNYDYLVYAVGSGAPQVPDGALTVQQLEGAEDTRTALEALAPGGRVAVVGAGLTAVESAVEIAAHRGDLHVSLHTEGVPLPQVTAAARRGLERSLRRTSVELQSGVRVSGSGDPHLRLKADVVLWCTGFGIPDLALDSGLPVDGEGRLLLEPTLRVPGEGRIYGAGDAAVIAGPEYAYLRMSCAAAMPMGADAAGNILRGMDGAPGIRHDSGFGGQCVSLGRSDGLVQFVRADDTPIRVHLHGRLAAVQKEIICRMTLRWIRSEIKRSGAYTWPKGPRKTTAEQTQAPAGR
- the sigJ gene encoding RNA polymerase sigma factor SigJ, which gives rise to MAQRPAENDGGADSGAGRTVNRDDDFLAHRGMVFTIAYDILGAVTDAEDVVQETYLRWRTVGEPVRNPRAYLARIATRQALNAVRSAARRREDYPGEWLPEPLRTGAGSTGPANATPETAALTAAEVSTAMLVVLQTLSGPERAAFILHDVFGFGYPEIAEALEAEQPAVRQLVHRARERVETGRPRTRPDPAEHRAAVGRFLEATLTGSLQALLDVLSPEVVLRSDGGGKASAALNPVVGPEKVARLMLGLASKYAAGALPEFVELNGLPAVAFREDGNVTTVFQLSLVNGRVQGVYAMRNPDKLVHLQSPAVG
- a CDS encoding PLP-dependent cysteine synthase family protein, giving the protein MTISPTPSRRWSEDAIRRIEADSNRSADTHLFEIPVPAGWSVKVYLKDESTHRTGSLKHRLARSLFLFGLVNGWITRGMTIVEASSGSTAVSEAYFAQLLDLPFVAVMPRSTSAEKIALIEQYNGSCHFVDDPSQVYAAAEEIARSTGGHYMDQFTYAERATDWRGNNNIAESIYGQLKLEDFPVPEWIVVGAGTGGTSATIGRYIRYHRHATQLAVVDPEDSAFFPAWRNPGAPAVGGPSRIEGIGRPRLEPSFVPAVIDHMIQVPDAASVAAARHLREAAGLHAGPSTGTNLWGVWQLGAQMEAEGRAGSIVSLMCDSGDRYAASYGDDAWLASRGLDPAPAAALLTELFETGRWPE
- a CDS encoding dihydrofolate reductase family protein, whose amino-acid sequence is MGRLVYSGITSLDGYVADEDGQFDWSAPDEEVHAFVNDLERSIGTALYGRALYEVMAVWDTMALADEPEVIRDYAGIWKATDKIVFSRSLPGVDTTNTRLERSFDSDAVRRLKEGSVRPLSVGGAMLAAQALRAGLVDDLHQLLSPVVVGGGKPFLPDGLRLDLELLDERRFGNGVVFLRYGVPQQPGSGR
- a CDS encoding alpha-mannosidase, encoding MHDNRELVEARINRFLRERLPGNLWRDRRPAELAVWQAPGEPVPFSQAVHQEFLPFAAGQAWGAPWGTTWFRISGTVPLEWRGPGAGRPELLIDLGFSGDGPGFEAEALVYTPSGDIVKAVEPRNLYVPLRQQPGKSFEFYVEAASNPNIISGFTYAPTPLGDPATAGGNPLYVFRGADAALLDVEAWNLAQDFWTLNGLMHELPMDLPRRYDILRAMERAVTAVDPSDVSGTATAARAELAEVLSTPANASAHRVHAVGHAHIDSAWLWPVRETVRKVARTFANVLELMEQDPEFVFTASSAQQYAWLKQYYPDLFSRVAEKVATGRFVPTGGMWVEADTNLPGGEAMARQFLAGKKFFLENFGVESEVVWLPDSFGYSAALPQIARAANCRWFLTQKISWNETNVVPHSTFRWEGIDGSSLFTHFPPVDTYNSDLSGRELARAQRGYKEKGFANTSLVPFGWGDGGGGPTREMLAAARRTASLEGSPAVRLSSPVHFFAVAEAELKDPAVWSGELYLEFHRGTYTSQANTKKGNRRSEHLLREAELWAVAAFLATEADYPYDALEQAWQTVLLQQFHDILPGTSIAWVYQEAERNYALVSAGLEDLIEHSARALLGDGDRTAALNAGPFAAAGVAAGGAGPVPGPAPWTWQRSTEGWVIGSDRLQLVVDGEGLFRSLTELPGGRDAFLPGRPGNLFQLFRDTPNQWDAWDLDASYKYSTTDLMQPDAMDVEEGSGGRTLRLTRSFGNSSIVQRISLSPDGTAVDLEVEVDWHEQQKLLKFAFPLDVHAAQAASEIQFGHLYRPTHANTSWDAARFETVAHRWIHVGEPGYGVAVANDSTYGHDTFRELVGSRSCTTVRLSLLRGPLFPDPMADQGRHSFRFSLRPAASIADALAEGYRLNLPLRQISGVSRTSLDPVVAVDNPAVVVEAVKLAEDRSGDVIVRLYEAHGGRAGAQVRAGFAFDAVAAADLLERPLAPGSPLTGRTGAGEAVGLLLHPFEIVTLRFRRGGRQGSEKTSAEGMKN
- a CDS encoding aminoacyl-tRNA hydrolase, producing MQPSDTVQPIVLLVDKEDPAAHLDAVAAAAVASVSAYARREEDEAWDNWVYGRFTKSVRRAGPKVFEKMAASAPSGTVAVGRAKAVAFEPVSYEEMPKKLRALQVSGTHLPDGEPVPGSQGTPLIVVNADLEMSTGKAGAQAAHALMAWYLTLSAEERTAWYDDGGRASVRLAAGAEFEALAKAPGAGPLIVDAGMTEIAPNTATAFVAAAK